CCCACGAACTACGGGATTTCCCGGTACCTCGCCTTATTTGGGACCGGGACCGGTACCACATTTTTGGGATTTTCGGGACCGGTCCCACGCCCATCCCTAATTACAACATAGTTTGTTTCATAAATCTAAGATCAACCCTAACGGGCCATTTACCCATTTTGGCAACAATATCGCCCAAATGCGACAATACCAACTTCCAAAAACTTTACAACTTGAGCATTTACAGAAATGTTACCGAAACATGACTCTaaaacaaaatgtaccatgagccaaaggagagggacaactaggtagctacaccaaaagattgtcatccatccaaggatgacctaaataccttcaagaacttccaaaggttacttcaagctctaattcaattttcttcaaatcaacaacactagttccttTTTCCGGAACCTATAagagtgtaaacaactaaaatataagcaaaggcttagtgaatatacttgcatacatttacgaatacgaaggagggcatagtacaaggactttcacatgtaacctatgacatcgtcatgtcacatttacatattcaccttgcacacaaacaatacatatatggatctatataagctaaacaatcataacaatcatatctatcgggattcttaggccctggaggttcttaggcctcatatcacatcaattatcgggattcttaggccccggaggttcttaggcctcaaaaaCAATGTCCCACATGGGCTtcatgccaaatcaattaccatgcttggaacattcacatctcatggtaattgacccaacgtaaacataagggtatgcaaatatacccacctcctccgcaacaaaatAATAACGCTAAATAGACAAGCacaaacaagcttcaacctataatcatatcataaaatgcataagcttacattcacaacttgactagttcaacctagcccttctcaatcactagcctttcctaaacccaaaacccaacccatttgtcattgagttactttcatctttaactataacattaggtagttcaacctaccattttcatttaCAACtcaataactagtaatattcatcttttcttacaaactcaatttatcacatgaacttatcaatttcataatcaaacacatcctataactcaatgacaactaggttaactaaggaattggagaaatttaaccataattcatttccTAGTAAAAACCCCTCAAATTGGTTCACTCTATGAACCCAAattccaaaaagaaaatgaaagctaggttaggggaaatcaatacctcacaaCAAAAGCAAAAATCAAGACTTGAATGGAAAAATTCTTCCTCTTCCCTTTTTCCTCTtgaaattcggccaccaccaccaaaaccacaaaccctaactttgatttttgaatggagattaaagatggtgatgattattatggatGTTCTTATCCTTGAATTTGAAAGATTTTagcttgattttgaaaaaaacaagAGGAATTGCATGAAAGAAATGATGGGggaagaaagaaatgaaatggaaaCATGAGTCACAAACAAAAGGGATGGCTGGCACTTCCTgaagatgccacgacccatcaCTCCAAaagtgggtattttacccgctatccgctaaagttccaactaaactAACCccataactaaaaacaaaatactaggaaattaatttaatgtcaaaactataaaaaggggttaatttcttttaccttaaaataattggggtgttacagtaacgaacctgattctcgccgaaAAAGTCACCGGAGAAGATGGACGGTCTTACAGATgtataagttaacttacacatgtgtaagttatatggaCCCTTTTTGGACTCTAAATAACttgctcatatatatatatatatatttatagaggttagggtttatgtgactgttagacacccaagcttgggtgtgaaaacccctcacatcttgtttttttaatccacaTAAAAAGcatgggggccaaacatttattgatatattaaaaaattagtatgtgagaagTTTTATACCAAAACTTAGGtatctaacagccacatactcaattttctcatatatatatatatatatatatattttaatccttattattgattttaagatattactcgtaatatgtTATTTAGACAtactaaaaatatttatttttaaagataaaaattaatatcaaaCTCACGATCTaatatatcttatcttaatcgGTTTTGCATTAAATGAGTTATAGCATTCAGTTCTTTTCAATCAAGGACCTAGTAACCGCCTATGGTAGTTTTTCAAGTTCCAGAATTGTCAAAATTGCTTCATGAATATTCCAAAAGCTAAATTTTAATTATGtcttattatgttttttatcAATCAAGTTAAtcaattacattaaaatttTCTAATTTGTGATATGCGTTTCTTAGGAGTAATGTTTTCCATCCAAAATAGTATAATGGATCTAATGAACTAAAGAAATTTGATGATTTCAATATGACATGTATACTTTCTTGATGTTCCTGTTTAATTTAACTACATAAAAACTATAAATCATATTTAACCTAGTATTTTTGAAGTATAGAAAAAGTGAGATTAGACAACTTTATGCTCACCTTAAGATATATAGAGGTTCTTTTAGAAAAGATTccatacattttataattagtAAGAATTAAACCCTTGATTTATGTCTCTATAGACAAGGTGTTTTTCACTTGATTCAACCCTACTTGTTTCCTTTGATTTACGAACATGACCCTTgttttatgactgacaattgtCTTATGATTTCTCTTCATAACTTTGTTCTTAGTTAATGTTGATTCATTACTATGAGCTTCAAAGTAAAAGAATGTAATTCTAatttgcatattttttttatgcatatcTATCAatattcttattttgttttttacacCGGCGGAAATGACAAACACttcaacttaataagtctaaaGTAGAAGTAGAACAAGTCTTATGAACTTTGGGGTCTTCAACTACTAAATCATTGGCTACTTTTAGAGTTGAAATAGCATCCGGTGATGAAGTCGAAgtattttgattattaatatTTCGGCCCACCATTACGTATAAGTTGAAGTTCCTGTAATAAAGATTTGGACATACTTTATTAGTAATTTGGTGACTCTTGTTAAGGTTACTCATTTGATTAAATCTATTACTTTTTAGCTTTTTACTTGTTTGCTTTGTcctcatttaaaaaaaaaacactcacaACAAGAAGGAATAATCGTTTCTCTTCCTTCTAAAACCTACCTCGAAAGTAAAAGAAAGTATTAAATCAAGaatatatcaaaaagaaaaaaaaaagttgaaaagaacATCCCAAATCCCAAAACGCCCAAACTTCAACATCGCAAACCTCTTTATAATTCCTTCACCAACAATGCAAGAATATACTAGAACCAAATAAAGCATTCACTAAACATTTGATAATTGTCATATCTTGATAGATagaatttaaaataatttaagaaGTCCATCTAAAACAGCGTGATTTAGATCGGTCGTTAACAttttgacctttggattaaGAGGTCAAAGGTTCGATTTTCATCCCATATAAGTATCGAAAATCTTTTTACCATTTATATGGAAACCTAAAAGcattttctttcctttcctCTTTAAGAGGTCCATCTAATTTGTGTTGTGTGACACGTTCAAACATTCCTTAGGCCATCATTCATATATGCACAAAATACTCAAAATGGTACAAAGCATCTTCAACAATGGTACCGAAATGATGCAACTTTTCGGTGCAACATTATTCACTAcatcaaatttataaaatcacatatctaaaattaaaatatatgttactATAACTTAGTTTGTAGTGTCAAAACcaaataatcattaatcaaaactaaactatcggatttggtttggtttttaatgattaattagGTTTGATTTGGCTTTCAATTTGAGCTTGTAATATTGTCAAGTGGAAAAACCGAattaagaaaatcaaagaaactGCAAACTGGTCAATCACCTTGATGGTTGTCAACTTGTTAGGTTACAACTGGTATAGATTATATAAGAGTACACTAGCACGGTACTCGTGCAATGCGACAACGGTGTAGACGACAGCAATCTGATGGTAGCGTTAACCGGTGGTGATGGCGACAACAATTGGTTGTGCTAACGGTGTTGaatggtgtaagttgatgtaatatagttaatgtaaaagtggcagtgtatatattttaaaataggAAAGATAATCCGTACTGTAACGctttacctatcttaggtaCTACCATgtcaaaaatttttataaattagacctttgaatatatataatccCAAAACTTTGGGAAAATCCAACAGTTTACAAGTTGTACAGCTTGAGGTGGTATAGAGTACAATATTGCTGAGCTTCAACCATCTTTGTATGCCTACTGAATAGTGTTATAAAAGCCTATTTCTTTTGTGTTCGAAAACCAGGAACAGCCGGTCGTATAGTATAGTATTGGGAAGAAACAACACATGGACGATTTATACTGATAACCGGGCAAAACCTGCAACATGAGATGAAAAACAGTGATTTCCATACTGCTTCCGTTTAGATACTATATTTCTGGGGAAGGTAACATTCATATACTCTATATTTCTACTTCCGTAACCATTTAGAAATGTAACAGAAGATGTGTAAAAAGAAACGACACTTCACTTTTGTCTAATGatatcttctttctttttcccttttattgataaaaactTTTAGATTCAGTACCCTTGTACTATTCTAATATACTTTAAGCTAAAAAAAGTCAGTTAAAGATTTAATACAAGCCGTCTATGAAACTAGTGTTTATCACCTTTATAAATGTATAGGTATCCTCAAACCATCATGTGCAAGCTGAACTGGAATTCCTTCTCTGTAACAAGACAACATGAAAACTTGAAAGTGAGTTGAGGTGATAAGAGTAGAGATAGCACTTCCatcccatttacttatgaatgagttGATTTGAGTTATGCTTTATCTCTAACGGCTCCAACgagtaaaatatataaacttcaCAAAAACGGAAACCGTCAGATGGAATGGATCAAAAGtcatatgttattttttatgcataaatctCCTACACCACTTAATAACAACCTAGATTATTAGTTTAGTATAATATTACTATAATAACTTTActacattaattatttgtaattttttaagacAACGCAAAAAAACATGTTTGCAGATCAACCTAGCCCAACCTGTTTCAACTCATACTACAAATAACCTGTCATTACATCCTGACCTACCCATCCATTTTCCACCTCTAATGATTAGAAACAATTTCATTGTGGGTACCTTTTAGACCAATCCTGTAGGAACTCGTTATCTTTGTGGTGATCAAATTCATGGGTCATTCCAATTAAGTATGCTTTCTTTGGTTGCAATCGTTTAATGGCTTCAAGTGTCTGTTAATACATATGTAAGTTAAGATACAAGGATGAACACTGAAGCAAATAAGGGAGAAAGAACTTGACAAGAGAACCAGTTACAAACCTGAGGAAGGCAGAAGTGGGTATTATGGGAATTATTCTGTACaaaaaattttcatgaaaacaAGCCCAGTATAAGGAATTGCATAGTGGATAGCAATCAGCATGAAAGAGTATTAGAGTCCTCTTCTAAAGTacaacaaatatattaaaactaggttatgaagtttttttttaataaacaagtCTTTATAGCAAACAACATTCTTTTACAGTTGTATCATCATATATACCAGAGTACCAGACCATATAAAGATAATCAGGGTATGATATCATGAAATGTTAAGTCCAAAGAGATTTATTATACCATTGGGTTGAAAACAACCTTATAATTTACAATGAAGACAGATGCATATAGTAAAAGATAGAGGCATCGTGTATATTCTATCAAGCAGACATGATATAATTTCAGTATTATTGTATTTCATGTCATACAAATGACACTTAATGTATGCGGTTTCCCTGTTTTCCATTATatctaaaatctaaaaatcCCATAAAAGATGACCACTCAAGCTTGGGATTTGGGagtataaaaaataatgtcataCTTGTTGGGTGACCCATCAGCCAAAAGGTTGTGGGTTCTAGTCCCTTGGTGGACAAACTGTATGGATGTGTGTGGGATACTTGCATTTCTTTTGttccttttttatttcataaccTGCCCTTCGCACAGTTACAGGCTCTTTAAAGAATGTTTACAATAACTCAGCAATTGCACTCTTTACTTCTATTGACATTGTTATGACCTCACGGAATGACGGAAATATCAAATGAAGATTACATTCAAcctttctattctttttttaaacaaaaaaaaggacAGAGGAAAATTTTAGCTCTACCTATGTGCTACCATAGGGGTGTATTGGAATGAATCGGAGTTTCAAATACATACGAAAAGATTAACAATGAAAGGGAGCTCTGACCTTATAAAGTGTATCTAATATAAGAAGATCCAGTTGATGACCTCCTCCTTTTGAGACATCTGTACAATTggaaaatatgaaaataaattgcaacatTTTCTTTTGGCCTAAAATGTGCCATCATCAAGTCTCGGCCAATAAGCCTAAATGTAACTGCTGATGGTATTGATAACTAATCgcaaagaaaaagtttaaaCTTAACCCACacttattatatgtataaacaAAAGTACTCAGCACCTCAACGGAAAATTATATTAGAAACAAACATATGATATGAAATTATATAAACACTCACAGAGTTCTGTTTCTTCAATGAAGCGTGAAATATCAGATATATAAGCTACTTTGGTATTTTTTCCAAATGAGAAACCTAAACAAATATAATCCTCTCCATGCATCACCTAAATGGATGTGAACAACAGTCAGAAACATAGATAACTATATATGTAGTTTGTATTATTTCAAAcagaacattaaaaaaaaatcagatgaCTAACTGGCAAGGGTGTAAATTCTAGTCCAGATGCAACGAATGGACTCTTGCAATCATTCTCGATTATTTTCCAATCAAGTTGTGCAACACGTCTAACTTCCTGACCCGCCTTGAGCTTCTTTTGAACTAAATATGGGAATTTCACTTTTAAGCTGTTCAACACACAAGAAATCAGTGAGCCTATGTTGATTGGtgaatcataaaaatcattgaTTCACGGTGAACCATCTATATACAACGACTTCCCCATGATAATATCATCATATTAAACTATATGCCAAACGGGAAATGCATTGATTCTAAAGCAATAGTAGCTAATGCTTAAGTTCCAACTAAACTAATGTGTTTTTCATCATTAATATGTGTCCATGTTCGTTTTGTGACTCCTATGAAGAAATCTCCAATGTGAACAAAAATGCAAAACGGTAACATGATCATTGTAGTGTCAGAAGATATAGCAAAACCAAGTATTTGAATACCTCTCCATAGCATGCTGATTAAGAAAAATAGGTGTGGGTTCAATATCATTTATTGGACTAAATGGTTGTACTGCACGGATGTCATCAAGACCGAGAACGGCATCCGCATGTTCATGAGTCAAAACAATCTGCATTTAGACCAAGCATTAGGTATAGTGCTATTATTACACGGAAAATAATAACGCAAGTAAAAAACAGCGACTacaataaaagtatataaaagagAACAACACAATCATCTCCCAGCAAATAAGTTTTAACCTATCAGGGCAATGAAATGAGTTCATGTATCATGAGTGCGTAATAGTGCACAAAGGTATTTGCCTTGTGTAGCACTAGTTGTGTTTCTTAGTGATACATTGCACCAGTACACATAAGGGTTGAGAATCAGTTTTCAGTTGAAAAATGGTCTTTTAGC
The sequence above is drawn from the Erigeron canadensis isolate Cc75 chromosome 4, C_canadensis_v1, whole genome shotgun sequence genome and encodes:
- the LOC122596426 gene encoding putative hydrolase C777.06c, producing MEITGNITENGNHDQHHHHHQSALIFLGTGCSSAVPNAMCLIKPSDPPCKVCFQSLSIPPDRNPNYRCNTSLLIDYSPSAGEHKYILIDVGKTFREQVLRWFTFYKIPQVDSIVLTHEHADAVLGLDDIRAVQPFSPINDIEPTPIFLNQHAMESLKVKFPYLVQKKLKAGQEVRRVAQLDWKIIENDCKSPFVASGLEFTPLPVMHGEDYICLGFSFGKNTKVAYISDISRFIEETELYVSKGGGHQLDLLILDTLYKNNSHNTHFCLPQTLEAIKRLQPKKAYLIGMTHEFDHHKDNEFLQDWSKREGIPVQLAHDGLRIPIHL